The Starkeya sp. ORNL1 DNA window GCTGTAGAGCGCCGGGTCCTTGCCGCTGGTGCAGATGAAGCCGTCGCCTGCGCGCCCGGCGAACTTCGCCACCAGCGGGCCGGCACCGGCAATGTAGATCGGCACCGGCTGTTCCGGCCGGTCATAGATGGTGGCGCGCTCGGTGCGGTAGAACGCGCCCTCGAAGCTGACCCGCTCCTCGCTCCACAACAGGCGGATGAGTTGCACCGCCTCGCGCAGCCGGGCGGTGCGCTCCTTCAGCTCCGGCCACGCCGCCCCGGTGGCCGGCACCTCATTGAGCGACTCGCCGGAGCCGACGCCCAGCACCACCCGTCCCGGATAGAGCTGGCCGAGCGTGCCGAAGGCCTGCGCCACCATGGAGGGGTGGTGGCGGAAGGTCGGCGTGAGCACGCTGGTGCCGAGGATGACGCGCGAAGTCGAGGCGCCGAGCGCGCCCAGCCAGGCGAGCGCCGCGGGCGCGTGGCCGCCGGTGTGGCGCCAGGGCTGGAAATGATCGCTGATGAAGACGGAATCGAAGCCCTGCTGCTCGGCCAGCACGGCGAAATCGAGAAGGCGCCGCGCGTCGAACTGCTCCGCCGACGCCTTGTAGCCAAGTCTGAGCACGCCATCCCTCCGATGCGCGAGACCGCATCGGAGCATGATAGAGTGAGATGATAGTGCAGCACAATATGATAAATTATTATTCGAATACAGTTGCTTGCAATTGCCACTGACGTCACCGCGGCTAGCGCGCGACGCGCTCAGGCCGCCTCGAATTCCCGAGACGCCGTGAAGAGATTGCGGCCGATGGCGCGGGCGGCATCCAGATGGATGGCCGGATCCTGCCGGTCGGATTCGAACAGCAGTTCGGAGGTCACGACCCGCGCGCCGCAATAATCGAAGATGCCATGGTCGATCTGCGTCTTCATGGCGCCGAAATAGCCGTGCCGGGCATAGGTTCGCGTGTCGGCGCCACCAATGGCGACGAGATGGACCTTGAGGTGGCGCAGCTTCTTCACCGAACCGGCCTCGGCGCTCTCGTCATAAGCCCAGCCATTGGAAAACACGCGGTCGATCCAGCCCTTGAGCAGCCCCGGCATGGACCACCAATAGACCGGATAGACCAGCACGAGGGTATCGGCGCGATCGATCCTCGCCTGCTCGGCGGCGACATCGGCGGGGGTCGGCGCCTGCCGGCGGTGGGCGGCGTGATCGGCCAGGGTGAAGCGCGGATCGAAGGCTTCCCCCGCCAGATCGGCGATCTCGAAGGAGTTGCCGGCATCGGAGAGGGCAATGCCCTCGCCCAGGTGCGCGGCGATGTTTTGGGTGAGCGACTTGGGATCGGGATGCGCGACGACGATGAGCGCGTGCATGTCGGGAACTCCTGGCTATGGATTGCCGGCGAAAGGCGAAGCTTATATACTGTTAGTAAGTTACTTTTGGTATATAAGCATGTCAAGCGTCGAGCCGAAGGACCCCGCTACCAATCCGCAGCCGCGTCGCCGCCTGTTGCGCGAGGACCGGCATCGCCAGTTGATAGACGTCGCCTGGCGGCTGGTTCGTAATGAGGGAACCGAAGCGTTGACGCTCGGGCGGCTTGCCGAGCAGGCGGGCGTCACCAAGCCCGTCGTCTATGATCATTTCGACACGCGGTCCCGGCTGCTGGCGGCGCTCTTCCAGGAGTTCGACGCACGCCAGGACGCGCTCATGGACGCCGCGCTCGAGGCCAGCGAACCGACCTTGCCGGCCCGGGCTGCGGTCATCGCCTCCTCCTATGTTGCGTGCGTGCTGCTGCAGGGCCGAGAGATACCGGGGGTGATCGCGGCATTGGCAGGCTCGCCCGAACTCGAAAAGATCAAGCGCGACTTCGAGGTGGCGTTCATCGAGAAGTGCCGGGTGGCGCTTGCGCCGTGCACCTCGGGGGGCGCCATCGCGCCCGCCGGCCTGTGGGCCATGCTGGGAGCGGCCGAGGCATTGTCCTATGCCGCGACGACCAACGAGATCACCGCCGCGCAGGCCGAAGGCGAACTGTTCGAGATCATCGTCGCGATGGTCGCCCGAAGCGCGCGGGAGACTGGCGCGGTATCCGGGGCGTGACGCCAGCGCTACTCGTCACGCCATCCGCCGACGCCCCTCACCCGCGCCCGAAGGGGCCGAACGCGCAATGTATCAGCGGTTCAGAAGCCGAGGCGGCGCAGATCCTCCGGGACGAACATCTGGCCGCTGCGATTCTTCACGCTTGGCAATTCGGCGACCTTCGCGCGCCAGGCGACCAGCGTGGAACAATCCTCCGGCACGGCGATGCCGGCGGCATCGGCGAACATCAGCCCGGCAAAGACGGTGATATCCGCCATCGAGAACGCGTCGCCGGCGACGAATGGCTGGCTCCGCAGCACCGTATTGAAATACGCCATGCCGCGCAGCGCCTTGTCGCGCTGGCGATTTCCCCAGTCCTGGCGGCCCGCCCATTCAGGGCTTTTGAACGCCTGGAGATCGGGGCCCAGGCCCGGTGTCGCGTGGTGGAAATAGATTCCGACCGGGTCGAGCAGCTCGGCTTCCGCCCGTCGCTGCATCATGTGGATGAGCGCCTTCTGCTTCGGCGTCGTGCCGGTCAGCGTCGGATGTCCATCAAGATTGTCGAGATACTCGGTGATCGCCGTGGATTCTGCGATGTAGGTGCCATCGTCGAGCTGCAGCACCGGCAGAACGCCGGAGGGGTTCTTTTCCAGGAAAGCGGGCTGCTGGTGCTCGGCGGCGATCAGGTCGACGGAGACGAACTCGACTTGGGATTCGAGCGCCTTTTCAGCCAGGACGATGCGGATACGGGCCGGGTTGGGAAAGCCGGGACGATCGAAAATTCTCATTGCGATGACCTTTGTTTGTCTGTCTATCGATAGATAGATACGATGGAGTCGAGTAGGCCTTTGCAGTTTCGACGTCAAGAACTATCTATCGAGTGATAGGCAAGGTTCCATCATGGCGAAAACGAAGTCGGATATGCGCGAAGCGGTGATGGCGGCGGCTAAAGCCACCGTGCAGGCACACGGCTATAACGCGCTGAGCTTTCGCGAGATCGCGAAGGAGGTCGGGATAAAAAGTGCCAGCGTGCACTATCACTTCCCGACCAAGGGCGATCTCGGGGCGGCGCTGGCACGCCGCTACACCGAGGATGGCGCGGCCTATCTCGGGGGACTGCTGGCCGGGTCGAGTGACCCGACATGGTGCATGGACCGGTACACCGAGATCTTTCGCTCGGTTCTCGCCAACAATAATCGCATGTGCCTGTACGGCATCATGAGCGCTGAACTCGACGACCTCCCGCCCGAGGTCAGGACCGAGATCGACAGGTTCGCCGCGATGAATGTCGGCTGGATCACGCAAGTTCTGGCGTTGGCGAAGCCTGATGCAGACGAGCAGGCTTTGAGCGAGCACGCGATGGCGATCTTCTCAGCCATCGAAGGCGCCCAGCTCGTCGCCCGTAGCTGCCAGGATATCGGGGTCTATGACCAGACTGTCCGAACCTATCGCGCGACCGGGCTCATTCCGTAAGCGCACCGCGACCGCTCATTCGCCGGCCACTCACTTCCCGGCCGCTCATTCGCTGGTCTTGGGCGACCGCCGCGCGCCCCCGCTCGCCGTCGCCGGCGGTCTGGCGTCGCCAGGCGCAGCCGGGCCGGTCAGCCCGCGCAACAGGTCGATCGGCATCGGAAAGACGATGGTCGAGCTCTTCTCAGTCGCGATGTCGTGCAGCGTCGAGAGATAGCGCAGTTGCATCGCCTCGGGTGTCACCGCAAGGATGTTGGCGGCTTCCACCAGCTTCTGGGCGGCCTGCTGCTCGGCTTCGGCGCTGATGATCCGCGCCCGGCGGTTGCGCTCGGCCTCGGCCTGCCTGGCGATGGCGCGGATCATGCTCTCATTGATGTCGACATGCTTGATCTCGACATTGGCCACCTTGATGCCCCAGGCGTCGGTCTGGCTGTCGAGTATTTCCCGTATGTCCAGATTGAGCTTGTCGCGCTCGGCCAGCATTTCGTCGAGCTCGTGCTTGCCGAGCACCGAGCGCAGCGTGGTCTGCGCGAGCTGGCTGGTCGCGATCATGAAGTTCTCGACCTGGATGATCGCCTTGTCGGCGTCGACCACTCGGAAATAGAGCACGGCGTTCACCTTCACCGACACATTGTCCCGCGAGATCACGTCCTGGCTCGGCACGTCGAGCACGATGGTGCGCAGGTCGACGCGCACGATCTGCTGCACGAAGGGGATGAGGACGATGAGCCCCGGCCCCTTCACCCCGGAAAAGCGGCCGAGGGTGAACATCACCGCGCGCTCGTACTCGCGCATGATGCGGATCGCCGACAGGGCAATGATGATGACCAGCAGGACGATGATCGCAAAGGGGACGAATTCGAGCATCTGACG harbors:
- the fgd gene encoding glucose-6-phosphate dehydrogenase (coenzyme-F420), encoding MLRLGYKASAEQFDARRLLDFAVLAEQQGFDSVFISDHFQPWRHTGGHAPAALAWLGALGASTSRVILGTSVLTPTFRHHPSMVAQAFGTLGQLYPGRVVLGVGSGESLNEVPATGAAWPELKERTARLREAVQLIRLLWSEERVSFEGAFYRTERATIYDRPEQPVPIYIAGAGPLVAKFAGRAGDGFICTSGKDPALYSETLLPNVAAGLAESGRVVIGFDRMIEMKVSFDTDMEKAKQDTRLWAALTLSPEEKMSVDDPLEMERLADALPVERAASRWIVSTDPDEHVEKIGAYVALGFRHLVFHAPGADQERFLRLYAAEVLPKLRAKFG
- a CDS encoding NAD(P)H-dependent oxidoreductase, with protein sequence MHALIVVAHPDPKSLTQNIAAHLGEGIALSDAGNSFEIADLAGEAFDPRFTLADHAAHRRQAPTPADVAAEQARIDRADTLVLVYPVYWWSMPGLLKGWIDRVFSNGWAYDESAEAGSVKKLRHLKVHLVAIGGADTRTYARHGYFGAMKTQIDHGIFDYCGARVVTSELLFESDRQDPAIHLDAARAIGRNLFTASREFEAA
- a CDS encoding TetR/AcrR family transcriptional regulator, with the translated sequence MSSVEPKDPATNPQPRRRLLREDRHRQLIDVAWRLVRNEGTEALTLGRLAEQAGVTKPVVYDHFDTRSRLLAALFQEFDARQDALMDAALEASEPTLPARAAVIASSYVACVLLQGREIPGVIAALAGSPELEKIKRDFEVAFIEKCRVALAPCTSGGAIAPAGLWAMLGAAEALSYAATTNEITAAQAEGELFEIIVAMVARSARETGAVSGA
- a CDS encoding glutathione S-transferase, which encodes MRIFDRPGFPNPARIRIVLAEKALESQVEFVSVDLIAAEHQQPAFLEKNPSGVLPVLQLDDGTYIAESTAITEYLDNLDGHPTLTGTTPKQKALIHMMQRRAEAELLDPVGIYFHHATPGLGPDLQAFKSPEWAGRQDWGNRQRDKALRGMAYFNTVLRSQPFVAGDAFSMADITVFAGLMFADAAGIAVPEDCSTLVAWRAKVAELPSVKNRSGQMFVPEDLRRLGF
- a CDS encoding TetR/AcrR family transcriptional regulator → MAKTKSDMREAVMAAAKATVQAHGYNALSFREIAKEVGIKSASVHYHFPTKGDLGAALARRYTEDGAAYLGGLLAGSSDPTWCMDRYTEIFRSVLANNNRMCLYGIMSAELDDLPPEVRTEIDRFAAMNVGWITQVLALAKPDADEQALSEHAMAIFSAIEGAQLVARSCQDIGVYDQTVRTYRATGLIP
- a CDS encoding slipin family protein, whose translation is MLEFVPFAIIVLLVIIIALSAIRIMREYERAVMFTLGRFSGVKGPGLIVLIPFVQQIVRVDLRTIVLDVPSQDVISRDNVSVKVNAVLYFRVVDADKAIIQVENFMIATSQLAQTTLRSVLGKHELDEMLAERDKLNLDIREILDSQTDAWGIKVANVEIKHVDINESMIRAIARQAEAERNRRARIISAEAEQQAAQKLVEAANILAVTPEAMQLRYLSTLHDIATEKSSTIVFPMPIDLLRGLTGPAAPGDARPPATASGGARRSPKTSE